CCTCCCGTGGTGGACCAGGGCGGCGATCTCGCCAGGGGCGCCGAGGACCGCAGGTTCCTGCCAGAGATCGCCGCTCCCGCTGGGGCGATGATCCAGGAGCCAGGCGAGGAGGCTGTCGTCTGCGGTGGCGAGCATGCGGTCCCGCAGGAAGCGGGCCTCCACAAGGGTCAGGTCGAAGCCGCCAGGCACCTCGCTGGGGAAGCCTTCGGGCACCGGCGGCAGGCTGGCGACCCAGGCCGACGCCGGACGTCGTGCGGCATCGTCCTCCCGGAGCCTGTGTGGAACGGGAGAAAGCGCGGCGTCGGGGTCCAGCAGGATGCCCCACCGGGTGAGCGGTGCCCAGTAGACCGAACCGGGGAGGCGCTTGAGCCCGGTGCCGCTGACTCTGCCGAAAGCACCGTCCAGCCCTGAGAGGGGCGCGATGAGGCGTCGTTCGTGCCAATCCGCAGTCCAGGCCGGATCGCTCGACGCCACCGCCAGCTGGTAGCACCAGGGGATGAAGAGGAGGTAGCGGGCGCGGGTCAACAGCGTGGAGGTGCCGGGGAAGAGACCGTCGGCGATGGCGTCGCGGATGACGCCGATCCCGAGCTCGTCGCGGCTCTCGCGGTCGAGGAACAGCTCGACGATCTCCCGCATCCGGCGCTGCTCCTCGACCGAGGCGTCAAGCCAGCTGATCGTCGAGGCCACGGCTTCCTTTCGGGGCGTTTGCCTCACTCTAGCCATCCGGCGCGGGGCGGCGGGGGTGGCGTGCGCCGTTTCAGTTCGCGGTTACGACGGGCCCCATCTCCGCCCCGGCGCCGGCATGCCACACTGAGCGGCACCGGGCCGTCCCATGCCCGGCCGAAGGAGGCCGAAGTGAGTCCGACACGAAGGAGCCTGCTCGCAGCCGGCCTCCTGGCAGGCCTGGCGGGGTGCGCCCCCGAGACGGTGGCCTCGCCGTCGCCGACCACCGCGCCGCCGGACCCCACGACCCCGGCCCCGGCCCCGACGCCGTCACCCAGCCCGTCGCCGTCGCCGACCCCCGTGCCACGCGCGCCCCTGACGGGTCTGCCCGTGTCCGACACGACGGTCCTGGCCCGGCCCGCCGTCGCCGTGAAGGTGCCGAACCTCAAGGCCGAACAGCCGCAGTGGGGGCTCGACGTCGCCGACGTCGTCTTCTGCCAGCCCAACGGTGAGGGCTCTACCCGGCTGTGTCCCGTCTTCCACAGCGACTACCCGGAGGCGGTCGGCCCTGTGCGGTCGATCCGGCCCGCCGACGTCCCGCTGCTGTCGCCGATCTTCCCGCTGCTGGCCAACACCGGCGCCGCCGAGTGGGTGATGAACTACCTGGAGGCGCATGCGGAACGCATCGAGAAGATGACCTACCTCGACTTCAAGAAGACTGAGGCCTTCTCGGTCGATCAGGACAGGCTCTACCGGGCCAACGGACGCACGCAGTACGACCGGGCGATCCAGGCGCACCCCGCGGGCATGGCGGCGTTGGCCGAGCGGGCCGGCGCTCCCGGCGCGTACCTCAGCTTCGCCGCCGATGCAGCCTCAGCCTCCACCGCGACCGGCGCGGCCGCCACCTCCGTCGCGATCCCGTACGCCTCGGGACACAAGGCCGACATGTCGTACGACTTCGACGAGACGACCGGCCGCTACCTGCGCAGCCAGCCCTGGGGCGAGCACCTGCTCGCCGACGACACCCGGGTGGACGCCGACAACGTGCTGATCGTCCGCGTGAAGTGGGAGTACGACAAGATCTGGCGCGGCTCGGGCGCGGCCGACCCGGTACTCGACCTCATCGACACCGACGGCGACTTCAGCTGCCTCAACGGCGGGCGGATCGTCGAGGGCACCTGGTCGAAGGGGGCCATCGACGAGCCGTTCACGTTCCTGACCGCTGACGGTGCGCCTCTGCTGCTGGCGCCGGGCCGGACCTGGATCGAGCTGCCGCGTCCGACCGCCGACGTCGTGGTGGCCTGACCGGCTACCCGGCGGCGACGCCCCCGCGACGCCGGTAGACCGCCATCGCGCCGAGTAGGCGGCGCGAAGTCCTCGGCGAACCCGACGGGGTCGTCGCCGACGATGTCACGCACGCCTGCGCCGTCGGCCGCAGCGCGTTCCCACAGGTCGGCGAGGTCACCGACCATGGTCACGAGCGTTTCGCCGTCGACGATGCCGCCCTGGTACTGCAGGTATAGCAGCAGCGCCTCCGCGGCGAGGCGGTGGGCGTCGGGCAGGGCGGCGATCCGCGCCATGGCCTGCCGGTACTGCTTCTTCTGCTCGATGGGTCCGGTGATGGTCTAGATCCAGCTCATGTCAGTGCTCCCGTGATGGGGTGTCGTCGGGGCGCGGAGCTCTCCGATGCGCTCGGAGAGGAACTCCCACGTCCTCCAGAAATCGTCGAGTTGCTCCCGGCCGCGCGGGTTCAGCGTGTAGACCTTCCGCGGCGGGCCCTTCTCGGAGGGGACCTTCTCCACGTCGACGCAGCCCCGCTGCTCGATCCTCACCAGGAGGGCGTAGATGGTGCCCTCGGCGATGTCGG
The DNA window shown above is from Tessaracoccus defluvii and carries:
- a CDS encoding DUF3048 domain-containing protein codes for the protein MSPTRRSLLAAGLLAGLAGCAPETVASPSPTTAPPDPTTPAPAPTPSPSPSPSPTPVPRAPLTGLPVSDTTVLARPAVAVKVPNLKAEQPQWGLDVADVVFCQPNGEGSTRLCPVFHSDYPEAVGPVRSIRPADVPLLSPIFPLLANTGAAEWVMNYLEAHAERIEKMTYLDFKKTEAFSVDQDRLYRANGRTQYDRAIQAHPAGMAALAERAGAPGAYLSFAADAASASTATGAAATSVAIPYASGHKADMSYDFDETTGRYLRSQPWGEHLLADDTRVDADNVLIVRVKWEYDKIWRGSGAADPVLDLIDTDGDFSCLNGGRIVEGTWSKGAIDEPFTFLTADGAPLLLAPGRTWIELPRPTADVVVA
- a CDS encoding PadR family transcriptional regulator is translated as MARQDTEMLKGTLEGIVLAILSRRPAYGYEITASLRDRGFADIAEGTIYALLVRIEQRGCVDVEKVPSEKGPPRKVYTLNPRGREQLDDFWRTWEFLSERIGELRAPTTPHHGSTDMSWI